A region of Cryptococcus decagattii chromosome 3, complete sequence DNA encodes the following proteins:
- a CDS encoding secondary thiamine-phosphate synthase enzyme codes for MPWQKTFSLPPHRKGMHLVTSEVIQNCQEGLKNVDIGMFTLHCLHTSAGLTLNENCDRTVRTDMDMALDTIVPESLPWEHTDEGPDDSVSHLKTSLIGNSITVPISKGKLVLGTWQGIYLAEFRHSGGGWGGQGQGRKVVATIL; via the exons ATGCCGTGGCAAAAGACATT TTCGTTGCCCCCTCACAGGAAGGGAATGCATCTG GTAACCAGTGAAGTCATTCAAAATTGTCAGGAAGGCTTGAAGAATGTAGACATCGGCATGTTCACTCTTCATTGCTTGCACACCTCTGCAGGGTTGACT TTGAACGAAAATTGTGACCG AACGGTCCGGACAG ACATGGACATGGCTCTTGACACGATTGTGCCTGAGTCTTTACCATGGGAACATACAGATGAGGGACCAGA CGATTCTGTATCCCACTTGAAGACATCATTGATTGGAAATTCTATCACTGTCcccatttccaaaggaAAGCTGGTTTTGGGTACGTGGCAGGGCATTTACCTTGCGGAATTCAGACACAGTGGCGGAGGGTGGGGGGGGCAAGGACAGGGGCGCAAAGTTGTTGCCACGATTCTGTAG